The Labeo rohita strain BAU-BD-2019 chromosome 19, IGBB_LRoh.1.0, whole genome shotgun sequence genome window below encodes:
- the LOC127181383 gene encoding uncharacterized protein LOC127181383 has product MIMYAVVTLQNSEEVMVVASNWLSVDKKQCYWPPFKSTEKCMEAVQNRDEPAIGWEKLNISFHGEHATFDQAKEHQKQIQERPFQLATEFPGTAKRQKLEYTQRMPHSQFHLPSIPAVITSSMSADDNDELLQMLRDINNTVQENSAMLKKLLKDNTVSEVPSSTSLPSKDVKTSLNLPLRSFDDVFRTERELNNVKTRQKYVKYLSGLGGFGQKDVIKYIMQHVLTDDLAKEFNWQGRGDKRPFSQLILAEVIRDAALKHKINRIDCESEIKKYLQKMSYKADRLGRKRPREYEGSQSEILDVTSHTALDSTIQSAIESQPFFL; this is encoded by the exons aTGATCATGTATGCAGTTGTGACCTTGCAAAATTCAGAAGAGGTGATGGTGGTAGCATCAAACTGGTTGAGCGTAGACAAAAAACAGTGTTACTGGCCCCCATTCAAATCAACAGAGAAGTGTATGGAAGCTGTTCAGAACAGAGATGAGCCTGCAATAGGATGGGAGAAATTAAATATAAGCTTTCACGGAGAACATG CCACTTTTGATCAGGCTAAGGAGcatcaaaaacaaattcaaGAACG gCCATTTCAATTAGCCACTGAATTCCCTGGAACAGCAAAAAGACAGAAACTTGAGTACACTCAAAGAATGCCACATAGTCAGTTTCACCTACCTTCTATACCAGCTGTAATTACATCCAGTATGTCAGCTGATG ACAACGATGAGCTCCTCCAAATGCTGAGAGACATTAACAACACGGTTCAGGAAAACTCTGCTATGTTAAAGAAACTACTTAAAGACAATACAGTTTCTGAGGTCCCCAGCAGTACCAGCCTGCCATCTAAAGATGTTAAAACAAGCCTAAATCTGCCTCTTAGATCCTTTGATGATGTGTTCAGGACTGAAAGAGAGCTCAACAATGTAAAAACACGCCAAAAATAT GTAAAGTATCTGTCAGGACTTGGAGGTTTTGGGCAAAAGGATGTGATTAAGTATATAATGCAGCATGTCCTAACAGACGATCTGGCTAAGGAATTCAACTGGCAGGGGCGAGGAGATAAAAGGCCCTTCTCTCAGCTTATTTTAGCAGAGGTGATCAGAG ATGCTGCTCTGAAGCACAAAATTAACCGGATAGACTGCgaaagtgaaattaaaaaatatttacaaaaaatgagtTACAAGGCTGACCGACTTGGTCGGAAAAGACCAAGAGAGTATGAAG GTTCTCAAAGCGAAATCCTAGATGTGACGTCTCACACAGCACTTGACAGCACCATCCAGTCAGCCATTGAAagtcaacctttttttttgtga